In a single window of the Dreissena polymorpha isolate Duluth1 chromosome 3, UMN_Dpol_1.0, whole genome shotgun sequence genome:
- the LOC127872647 gene encoding uncharacterized protein LOC127872647 translates to MDSTDYIKKLKGEISDSDTYAKVTDDKTKSVQNKVKKVVDNLYKRGSIDSDLRQYMTGNDGTSCKLHGNPKLHKPGMPLRTIVNGRSHPTEKMAEIVEDQLRSNVTSLPSFVRDTMDFLNKIQKLKQPLPEGTLIFCLDVKALYPSVPRDEARAAAIEDLNRRTDPEIPTEDVIVMMDTVLENNTFSFNDEHFIQTEGTAIGSRFGLNYSSTYMGAWEEELFRPSERQPLAYFRFVDDVWGLWTHGIEALKTFHTQENEINPRIKLELRYSLEKLEFLDTMTSIRNGSLQNDLYTKPTDKHLYLHRDSSHPESTKKQYHMVWVCVRKESVQRWLPTGSTDRR, encoded by the coding sequence ATGGATAGCacagattatataaaaaaattaaaaggtgAAATTTCCGATAGCGACACATATGCGAAAGTTACCGACGACAAAACAAAATCAGTGCAAAACAAGGTAAAAAAGGTGGTAGACAACCTGTACAAAAGAGGTTCCATAGACAGTGATCTCCGACAATACATGACAGGGAACGATGGCACTTCCTGTAAGCTTCATGGGAACCCGAAGTTACATAAGCCAGGAATGCCGTTACGCACCATTGTGAATGGTAGAAGCCACCCGACAGAGAAAATGGCGGAAATTGTTGAGGATCAGTTGCGAAGCaatgtgacgtcacttccgtcgttTGTAAGAGACACTATGGActtcttaaacaaaatacaaaaattaaaacaacctcTTCCGGAAGGTACGCTAATATTCTGTTTAGATGTGAAGGCCCTGTATCCAAGTGTCCCGAGAGATGAGGCCCGTGCTGCTGCTATAGAGGATTTAAACAGGCGAACGGACCCGGAAATTCCTACAGAGGACGTCATCGTGATGATGGACACTGTGTTGGAGAACAACACCTTCTCATTCAACGACGAACACTTTATACAGACTGAAGGGACAGCAATTGGCTCGCGCTTCGGGCTGAACTATTCATCAACCTACATGGGTGCTTGGGAAGAGGAACTGTTCCGGCCGTCAGAAAGGCAACCACTCGCATACTTCCGGTTTGTGGATGATGTGTGGGGCTTATGGACGCATGGTATCGAGgcacttaaaactttccacacacaAGAAAATGAAATCAACCCTCGCATTAAACTCGAGCTCCGCTATTCTTTAGAAAAACTAGAGTTTCTGGACACGATGACATCAATACGGAACGGGAGCCTTCAAAACGACCTATATACTAAGCCTACCGATAAACACCTGTACCTACACAGGGATTCTTCGCACCCGGAGTCTACAAAAAAGCAATACCATATGGTCTGGGTGTGCGTGCGAAAAGAATCTGTTCAGAGGTGGTTGCCtaccggaagcacagacaggcggtGA